The proteins below come from a single Eucalyptus grandis isolate ANBG69807.140 chromosome 3, ASM1654582v1, whole genome shotgun sequence genomic window:
- the LOC104437642 gene encoding prostatic spermine-binding protein-like yields MDAVCSNAAVSDGFLGSVAEALAAEAAVVAVNGLACSLLMMMKPLTGAVSILPKELDTSQSFPISELHAVKKPGPENTDGSETEDDDDDEDDDEGDDQDDDGGEEEDGSGEEGEEEGDPEDEPAANGEGGSGDDDDDDDDDDDGEDEDEDDEDDEDEDDEDESPQPPAKKRK; encoded by the exons ATGGACGCCGTGTGCTCGAACGCCGCCGTCTCCGACGGCTTCCTCGGCTCCGTCGCCGAGGCCCTGGCCGCCGAGGCCGCCGTCGTCGCGGTCAACGGCCTCGCTTGCTCGCTCCTGATGATG ATGAAACCTTTGACTGGTGCAGTCAGCATCCTTCCAAAAGAGCTGGACACATCTCAAAG CTTTCCCATTTCTGAGCTGCATGCTGTGAAGAAACCTGGTCCCGAGAACACAGATGGCAGCGAaactgaggatgatgatgatgatgaggacgaCGATGAAGGTGATGACCAGGATGATGATGGAGGCGAGGAAGAGGATGGCTCAGGTGAAGAGGGTGAGGAGGAAGGGGATCCAGAGGATGAGCCTGCAGCCAATGGAGAGGGGGGAAGTGGagatgacgacgacgatgatgacgatgacgatgatggggaagatgaagatgaagatgatgaggatgatgaagatgaagatgatgaggatgagtcACCTCAACCTCctgcaaagaagagaaaatga